Proteins from a single region of Ziziphus jujuba cultivar Dongzao chromosome 1, ASM3175591v1:
- the LOC107422106 gene encoding glycine-rich cell wall structural protein 2: protein MNPIKSFMLSILLLALAASFCYSARPESAGTFYAELKHSKGKPSDQNNKGGGGDDAGGGAPGVFGPGGGFGIPGFGKGFGSGIIGGGYGSGYGGPNGGYSKGGVIRPTVVCKEKGPCYQKKLTCPAKCFTSYSRSGKGYGSGGGGGGCTMDCKKKCVAYC from the coding sequence ATGAACCCCATTAAAAGTTTTATGCTTTCCATCTTGCTCCTCGCTCTCGCAGCTTCGTTTTGCTACTCTGCCCGACCCGAATCCGCCGGAACCTTCTATGCTGAACTCAAACACTCCAAGGGCAAACCCAGCGACCAGAACAACAAAGGTGGTGGTGGAGATGATGCTGGTGGCGGAGCACCCGGTGTTTTCGGACCCGGAGGTGGGTTTGGGATACCCGGATTTGGAAAGGGATTTGGGAGTGGTATCATAGGTGGCGGGTACGGAAGTGGGTATGGAGGTCCGAATGGAGGGTACTCGAAAGGGGGTGTGATTAGGCCGACGGTGGTGTGCAAAGAGAAAGGCCCGTGTTACCAGAAGAAGCTGACGTGTCCGGCCAAGTGTTTCACTTCCTATAGCCGGTCAGGGAAAGGGTACGGATCCGGTGGCGGTGGCGGTGGGTGCACCATggattgcaagaagaagtgtgTCGCTTATTGTTGA
- the LOC107422085 gene encoding PAP-specific phosphatase HAL2-like, producing the protein MPLYCSNMAIKLPHSLGLRRYSKNKFTTTPYHIGSFFMFFHQKKRTQNLSEHIGFVSKFNQSFLSSTMEDQENMGLSARESSQTEPYSNELDVAVRAVQMACSLCEGVQNGLISKSGEEVRSKDDNSPVTVADWSVQATVSWVLSQSFGSSNVSIVAEEDVQTLSKADASGLLDAVVETVNKCLVEAPRFGLKGPEMPLGTSEVLEAISRCNSNGGHTGRFWALDPVDGTLGFVRGDQYAIALALIEDGEVALGVLGCPNYPMRKEWLSYHHRYHRIVSKLTPPTSESWDKGCVIYARRGSGKAWMQPLVHVNKKLVWPNSARLVRVSSIDNPSLATFCEPVEKSNSSHSFTAGLAHSVGLRKQPLRVYSMVKYATIARGDAEIFMKFARAGYKEKIWDHAAGVVIIQEAGGVVTDARGRRLDFSKGIYLEGLDRGIIASAGAILHDQIIRAVDASWDSSGL; encoded by the exons ATGCCTTTATATTGTTCAAACATGGCTATAAAACTCCCACATAGCTTGGGACTGAGGAGGTATAGCAAGAACAAGTTTACTACCACACCCTACCATATAGGAagctttttcatgtttttccacCAAAAGAAACGAACCCAGAACCTTTCTGAGCACATTGGTTTTGTGTCTAAGTTCAACCAAAGCTTCCTCTCCTCGACAATGGAGGACCAAGAAAACATGGGTCTCTCTGCCAGAGAATCTTCACAAACAGAGCCTTATTCCAATGAATTGGATGTTGCTGTCAGAGCTGTGCAAATGGCATGTTCTCTCTGCGAGGGAGTTCAAAATGGTTTGATTTCTAAGAGTGGTGAAGAGGTTCGATCCAAAGATGATAATTCCCCTGTAACCGTTGCAG ATTGGAGCGTCCAGGCAACTGTGAGCTGGGTACTCTCTCAGTCCTTTGGCAGCAGCAATGTATCTATTGTTGCTGAAGAAGATGTCCAAACTCTTTCCAAGGCTGATGCTTCTGGACTACTAGATGCTGTAGTTGAAACTGTGAATAAATGTCTCGTTGAAGCACCTCGTTTTGGACTTAAAGGTCCAGAGATGCCACTTGGGACTTCAGAGGTTCTCGAGGCAATCAGTCGGTGTAACTCAAATGGAGGGCATACAGGAAGATTTTGGGCACTTGATCCTGTTGATGGCACACTGGGGTTTGTTCGGGGTGATCAATATGCTATAGCTCTGGCACTCATAGAGGATGGAGAAGTTGCCCTTGGAGTTCTTGGTTGCCCTAATTACCCGATGAGAAAGGAATGGCTTAGCTACCATCATCGGTATCATAGGATTGTATCTAAGTTGACACCACCAACATCAGAATCATGGGACAAAGGTTGTGTGATTTATGCTAGGAGAGGTAGTGGCAAGGCTTGGATGCAACCCCTGGTCCATGTAAATAAGAAGCTAGTCTGGCCAAACTCTGCAAGACTTGTTCGAGTGTCCTCCATTGATAATCCATCATTGGCAACCTTTTGTGAACCGGTTGAGAAGTCAAATTCAAGTCATTCATTCACAGCAGGACTAGCTCACAGTGTGGGCCTTAG GAAGCAACCATTACGAGTATATAGTATGGTAAAATATGCAACCATAGCTCGTGGGGATGCTGAGATTTTCATGAAGTTTGCAAGAGCTGGCTACAAAGAGAAGATATGGGATCATGCAGCTGGTGTTGTCATCATACAAGAGGCTGGCGGTGTGGTAACTGATGCCAGAGGTCGTCGGCTGGACTTTTCAAAAGGTATATATTTAGAAGGTCTTGATCGAGGTATAATTGCCAGTGCTGGAGCTATTCTGCATGACCAAATCATTAGGGCTGTTGATGCTAGCTGGGACTCCTCTGGTCTGTAA